In Finegoldia magna ATCC 53516, a genomic segment contains:
- the topA gene encoding type I DNA topoisomerase: protein MANKKLVVVESPTKAKTIQKMLGSGYKVVATIGHLRDLPKSKLGIDIDNDFEPQYINVRGKANVINALKKDYKNSQKIFLATDPDREGEAISWHLCYLLGINPKEENRVKFQEITKDSVKEAIKKPEAIDLKLVDAQQARRVLDRIVGYSISPLLWKKVKSGLSAGRVQSVALRLICEREKEIREFEPEEYWSIHANLSKEKLEFDSELYYSKNDKSNKINIKNKDEADKILNDLSDNFVVDSIKQQKKSRKPYAPFTTSTLQQESYKKLYFQTSKTMRIAQQLYEGISLGSEGSVGLITYMRTDSTRISHVCVSDCLDIINDLYGKQYATKGYDYSKKKKGSQDAHEGIRPSSVKRRPNEIKKYLTDDQYKLYKLIWERTVASQMKDARYLSTSIDFDNNGYTFRSNGNVVIFDGFTRVYSLNTKDSELPELKEKESITSKEIESKQHFTKPKSRYTEASLVKTLEEDGIGRPSTYASIISSILSRNYVELKEKKFYTTEIGEKVCEFVVKYFDSIINEKFTAEMENELDNIAENDVEWKKVIRDFYDGFNEDLINAKNAQDKFKVKDEPIGRKCPECGNDLVIKHGRNGKFIGCSAFPDCKYTETIVKDTKVKCPKCGHRIIEKVSKRGKVFYGCENYPNCDFALWDKPTGEKCPGCGSLLVHRKNRHGESILCSNEKCDYKKLEK, encoded by the coding sequence ATGGCAAATAAAAAGCTAGTGGTAGTAGAATCTCCAACTAAAGCAAAAACGATTCAAAAAATGTTAGGGTCAGGATATAAAGTTGTAGCCACAATAGGTCATTTAAGAGATTTACCGAAAAGCAAATTAGGAATTGATATAGACAATGATTTTGAACCACAATATATCAATGTTCGTGGTAAAGCTAATGTTATTAATGCTTTAAAAAAAGATTATAAGAATTCTCAAAAAATATTCTTGGCAACCGACCCTGATAGGGAAGGAGAAGCTATTTCTTGGCATTTGTGCTATTTGTTAGGTATAAATCCAAAGGAAGAAAATAGAGTAAAATTCCAAGAGATAACTAAAGACTCTGTAAAAGAGGCAATAAAAAAACCTGAAGCTATTGATTTAAAATTGGTAGATGCCCAACAAGCAAGAAGGGTTTTAGATCGTATAGTAGGTTATAGCATTTCTCCGTTATTATGGAAGAAAGTTAAATCTGGACTAAGTGCTGGTAGAGTACAGTCTGTAGCCTTAAGATTAATTTGTGAAAGAGAAAAAGAGATAAGAGAGTTTGAACCAGAAGAATACTGGTCTATTCATGCAAATTTATCCAAAGAAAAATTGGAATTTGATTCTGAGCTATATTATTCAAAAAACGATAAATCTAATAAAATCAATATAAAAAACAAGGATGAAGCGGATAAAATTTTAAATGATTTGTCAGATAATTTTGTTGTAGATTCTATAAAACAACAAAAAAAATCTAGGAAACCTTATGCTCCTTTTACTACTTCTACACTTCAACAAGAATCCTATAAAAAGTTGTATTTTCAAACTTCTAAAACTATGAGAATAGCTCAACAGTTGTATGAAGGAATTAGTTTGGGTAGCGAAGGTTCAGTAGGTTTGATTACTTATATGAGAACAGATTCAACAAGAATTTCTCATGTTTGCGTGAGTGATTGCCTAGATATTATTAATGATCTCTATGGAAAACAATATGCCACAAAAGGATACGATTATTCTAAAAAGAAAAAAGGATCACAAGATGCTCACGAAGGTATTAGGCCGTCATCAGTAAAAAGAAGACCGAATGAAATTAAAAAATATTTGACAGATGATCAATACAAATTATATAAATTGATTTGGGAAAGAACTGTTGCTAGTCAGATGAAAGATGCAAGATATTTATCTACATCAATAGATTTTGATAACAATGGTTATACTTTTAGATCTAATGGTAACGTGGTGATTTTTGATGGTTTTACAAGAGTATATTCTTTAAATACTAAAGATAGCGAATTGCCTGAATTAAAGGAAAAAGAATCTATAACTTCAAAAGAAATAGAATCTAAACAACATTTTACTAAACCAAAATCTAGATACACAGAAGCAAGCCTTGTAAAAACACTTGAAGAAGATGGCATTGGTAGGCCAAGCACTTATGCATCGATTATAAGCAGTATTTTGTCTAGAAATTATGTTGAATTAAAAGAGAAAAAATTTTATACAACAGAAATCGGAGAAAAAGTTTGTGAATTTGTAGTTAAATATTTTGATTCAATTATTAATGAAAAATTCACTGCTGAAATGGAGAATGAATTAGATAATATTGCTGAAAACGACGTTGAATGGAAAAAAGTAATTAGAGATTTTTATGATGGATTTAATGAAGATTTAATCAATGCAAAAAATGCACAAGATAAATTTAAAGTTAAAGACGAACCAATTGGACGTAAATGCCCTGAATGTGGCAATGATTTGGTAATAAAACACGGAAGAAATGGAAAGTTTATTGGCTGCAGTGCTTTTCCTGATTGCAAATATACTGAAACTATTGTAAAAGATACTAAAGTAAAATGCCCAAAATGTGGTCACAGAATAATAGAAAAAGTTTCTAAAAGAGGTAAAGTTTTTTATGGATGTGAAAATTATCCAAATTGCGACTTCGCTTTATGGGATAAGCCTACAGGTGAGAAATGTCCTGGATGTGGTAGTTTACTAGTTCATAGAAAAAATAGGCATGGAGAATCCATTCTTTGTTCTAATGAAAAATGTGATTATAAAAAGCTTGAAAAATAA
- the pyrH gene encoding UMP kinase has protein sequence MSLKYKRVLLKLSGEALSGDQGHGLDDDIIENICDSIKAVYEEGLEIAIVVGGGNFWRGRSSKIDRATSDSMGMLGTTINALRLQASLEAKGIQTRVQTAIDMKQVAEPYIRRRAIRHIEKGRIVIFAAGTGLPYFSTDTTAALRAVEINADVILAGKRGTDGIYDSDPNKNKDAIKYDKLTYIDILNKGLGIMDATATSLCMENNMGLVVFGIDDPKNIIRVSHGENIGTIVEGDKNE, from the coding sequence TTGAGTTTAAAATATAAAAGAGTTCTACTAAAATTAAGTGGTGAAGCTTTAAGTGGAGACCAAGGACACGGATTAGATGATGATATTATAGAAAATATTTGCGATTCTATAAAAGCTGTCTACGAAGAGGGATTAGAAATTGCTATTGTTGTAGGTGGTGGAAATTTCTGGAGAGGAAGATCATCTAAAATTGATAGAGCTACATCAGACTCAATGGGCATGTTAGGAACTACTATAAATGCTTTAAGATTGCAGGCATCATTGGAAGCAAAAGGTATCCAAACAAGAGTACAAACAGCAATAGATATGAAACAAGTTGCAGAACCTTATATTAGAAGAAGGGCAATAAGACATATTGAAAAAGGTAGGATTGTAATCTTTGCTGCAGGAACAGGATTACCATATTTTTCTACAGATACAACAGCTGCATTAAGGGCAGTGGAAATTAACGCTGATGTTATTTTAGCAGGTAAAAGAGGGACAGATGGTATATACGATTCTGATCCTAATAAAAACAAAGATGCAATTAAATACGATAAACTTACTTATATTGATATTTTGAACAAAGGCTTAGGCATAATGGATGCAACAGCGACATCACTTTGCATGGAAAACAATATGGGATTAGTTGTATTTGGTATTGATGATCCTAAAAATATAATTAGAGTTTCTCATGGAGAAAATATTGGAACAATTGTTGAGGGGGATAAAAATGAGTAA
- the frr gene encoding ribosome recycling factor, whose translation MSKQILKDMEAKADKTLHALREELKTVRAGRANPSILDNIMVDYYGTSTPLKQVATISAPEARLLTIQPWDKSIMKEIEKQIQASNLGITPSNDGSIIRLPFPQLTEDRRKELTKVVKEYGEKSKVTIRSIRRDFVDDAKKMEKNAEISEDELHVLLDDIQSLTDKLTKEIDNIVTDKETELMEI comes from the coding sequence ATGAGTAAACAAATTTTAAAAGATATGGAAGCAAAAGCTGATAAAACATTACATGCATTAAGGGAAGAATTAAAAACGGTAAGAGCTGGTCGTGCAAATCCTAGCATATTGGATAATATTATGGTAGATTATTATGGTACTTCAACACCTTTAAAACAAGTTGCTACTATTTCTGCTCCAGAAGCAAGATTGCTTACAATTCAACCATGGGATAAATCAATCATGAAAGAAATTGAAAAGCAAATTCAAGCATCTAATTTGGGAATTACTCCTTCAAATGATGGAAGTATTATCAGATTACCATTTCCACAATTAACTGAAGATAGAAGAAAAGAATTGACAAAAGTTGTTAAAGAATATGGCGAAAAATCTAAAGTAACTATAAGATCTATCAGAAGAGATTTTGTTGACGATGCAAAAAAAATGGAAAAAAATGCTGAAATATCTGAAGATGAATTACATGTTTTATTAGATGATATACAATCTTTAACAGATAAATTGACAAAAGAAATTGACAATATTGTTACTGATAAAGAAACAGAACTAATGGAAATCTAA
- the selD gene encoding selenide, water dikinase SelD — translation MLDKKYKTIKPEDVKLTEFTQTAGCAAKIGPGKLAEVLSHLEKVNDDNLVVGLDTSDDCAVYKVRDDLCLIQSLDFFTPVVNDPYTFGQVAAANSLSDLYAMGSDPLLALNIVCFSDCMNQDILVEILKGGADKAKEAGCLLVGGHTIQDDEPKYGLSVTGINHPDKVWANSTAKVGDVVVLTKKLGVGIVNTAIKGGMDNQKLFDEVIKSMSTLNKYAKEACDGLEVHAATDVTGFGLCGHALEMAKGSDLTIEIDSQNLPIFEGVEEFVNLGLVPKGAYDNRNFIRNDVKISKNVSSFIDDLVFDPQTSGGLLIALSKEDADKLVEKLHESGQVGNIIGRVKEKTDHFIEVI, via the coding sequence ATGTTAGACAAAAAGTACAAAACAATTAAACCAGAAGATGTCAAATTAACTGAGTTTACTCAAACAGCTGGATGTGCAGCAAAGATAGGACCTGGTAAATTAGCTGAGGTATTAAGTCACCTTGAAAAAGTAAATGACGATAATCTTGTAGTAGGATTAGATACAAGCGATGATTGTGCTGTTTATAAAGTAAGAGATGATTTATGTTTAATTCAATCTTTAGACTTCTTTACACCGGTTGTTAATGACCCATATACATTTGGTCAAGTAGCTGCGGCAAACTCTTTAAGTGATTTATATGCCATGGGTTCAGATCCATTGTTAGCTTTAAATATTGTTTGTTTTTCTGATTGTATGAATCAAGATATTTTAGTTGAAATCCTAAAGGGTGGTGCTGATAAGGCTAAAGAAGCAGGATGTCTGTTAGTTGGTGGTCATACAATTCAAGATGATGAACCTAAATATGGATTGTCTGTGACAGGAATAAACCATCCTGATAAAGTTTGGGCCAACTCTACAGCTAAAGTAGGTGACGTAGTTGTATTAACTAAAAAATTAGGTGTAGGAATTGTAAATACTGCTATAAAAGGTGGAATGGATAATCAAAAATTATTTGATGAAGTTATCAAATCTATGTCTACATTGAATAAATACGCTAAGGAAGCATGCGATGGACTAGAAGTTCATGCCGCTACTGATGTAACAGGATTTGGTTTGTGCGGACATGCACTTGAAATGGCTAAGGGATCTGATTTAACAATAGAAATTGATTCACAAAACTTACCTATTTTCGAAGGAGTAGAAGAATTCGTTAACTTAGGATTAGTTCCAAAAGGAGCTTATGACAATAGAAACTTTATCAGAAATGATGTAAAAATCAGCAAAAATGTTAGCAGCTTCATAGATGATTTAGTATTTGATCCTCAAACATCAGGTGGATTATTAATTGCATTATCTAAGGAAGATGCTGATAAACTTGTAGAAAAACTACACGAATCTGGCCAAGTTGGAAATATAATAGGAAGAGTAAAGGAAAAAACAGATCACTTTATTGAAGTAATCTAA
- the rpsB gene encoding 30S ribosomal protein S2, which yields MSVVSMKSLLEAGVHFGHQTRRWNPKMSKFIFTERNGIYIIDLQKTVKQIDDAYNYVRDIVADGGEVLFVGTKKQAQEAIETEAKRCGQHYVSQRWLGGMLTNYKTIKTRINRLHQLYEMEEDGTFDLLPKKEVSQLEREREKLEKNLGGIRKMTKMPSVLFVVDPKKEYIAVHEAKILGIPVVGIVDTNCDPDELDIAIPGNDDAIRAVKLLTSTIADAVIEANQGREDSEEVYSETENDTEEFENEESVSEEDLKEFVENSEEQSDEE from the coding sequence ATGTCAGTAGTATCAATGAAATCATTGTTAGAAGCTGGGGTTCACTTTGGACATCAAACAAGAAGATGGAACCCAAAAATGTCAAAATTTATTTTTACAGAAAGAAATGGAATCTATATTATAGATCTTCAAAAAACTGTAAAACAAATTGATGATGCTTACAATTATGTAAGAGACATCGTTGCAGATGGTGGAGAAGTTCTTTTCGTAGGAACAAAAAAACAAGCTCAAGAAGCAATTGAAACAGAAGCTAAAAGATGTGGACAACATTATGTAAGCCAAAGATGGTTAGGTGGTATGTTAACAAACTACAAAACTATCAAAACAAGAATTAATAGACTTCACCAATTATATGAAATGGAAGAAGATGGAACTTTCGATCTTTTACCTAAAAAAGAAGTTAGCCAATTAGAAAGAGAAAGAGAAAAACTAGAAAAAAACCTTGGTGGTATTAGAAAAATGACAAAAATGCCAAGTGTACTTTTTGTAGTTGATCCTAAAAAAGAATACATTGCTGTTCACGAAGCAAAAATATTAGGAATACCAGTTGTAGGTATCGTAGATACTAACTGTGATCCAGACGAATTGGATATTGCTATTCCTGGTAACGATGATGCAATTAGAGCAGTTAAGCTTTTAACTTCTACAATTGCTGATGCTGTTATTGAAGCAAATCAAGGTCGTGAAGATTCAGAAGAAGTTTATTCTGAAACTGAAAATGATACAGAAGAATTTGAAAATGAAGAATCAGTATCAGAAGAAGATTTAAAAGAATTTGTTGAAAATTCTGAAGAACAATCAGACGAAGAATAA
- the tsf gene encoding translation elongation factor Ts gives MAQITASMVKELREKTGAGMMDCKKVLSEADGNIEKAMDLLREKGLAGAEKKAGRLASEGIVETYIHGGKIAAIVEINSETDFVAKNEEFKNFAKDIAMQVVASNPKYVSRDEVPAEEVDKEKEVLVHQAMNENDGKNIPEDKAKMIAEKKVEGRINKFYSQICLLEQPFIKDPNKSVEELLTDLIAKIGENIKIRRFARFEVGEGLEKKNEDFAEEVKKQMGQ, from the coding sequence ATGGCACAAATTACTGCTAGTATGGTAAAAGAATTAAGAGAAAAAACTGGCGCAGGAATGATGGACTGTAAGAAAGTCCTATCTGAAGCAGACGGAAATATTGAAAAAGCAATGGATCTTTTGAGAGAAAAAGGACTTGCTGGAGCAGAAAAAAAAGCTGGAAGATTGGCATCTGAAGGTATTGTTGAAACTTATATTCACGGTGGAAAAATTGCTGCTATTGTTGAAATCAATAGTGAAACAGATTTCGTTGCAAAAAATGAAGAATTCAAAAATTTCGCAAAAGATATAGCAATGCAAGTTGTAGCATCAAATCCTAAATATGTAAGTCGTGATGAAGTACCAGCTGAAGAAGTAGATAAAGAAAAAGAAGTATTAGTTCATCAAGCTATGAACGAAAACGATGGAAAAAATATTCCTGAAGACAAAGCAAAAATGATTGCTGAAAAGAAAGTTGAAGGAAGAATTAACAAATTCTACTCACAAATTTGTCTATTAGAACAACCATTCATTAAAGATCCTAACAAATCTGTAGAAGAATTATTAACAGATTTAATTGCAAAAATAGGTGAAAACATTAAAATTCGTAGATTTGCTAGATTTGAAGTTGGCGAAGGTTTAGAAAAGAAAAACGAAGATTTTGCTGAAGAAGTAAAAAAACAAATGGGTCAATAA
- a CDS encoding C40 family peptidase has translation MNKKGLGLSIGLASVIAVGTFVSPYLSSTTLIGDNNIESNQSNDSKYSVAIKSNYELTPNAEKEEKEKALNEIRNSQVRNVLNDSTRTISKKQYNKSKEEINSEVKEVKVNKQELKTSAENNVSTYKQNSEKVDTKKDEPKKVELSTANVGKISEDNKNSKSSLKKEKSEVASLTLSRNSENEEEKIYSNITKSTTGDLFVREKADKGSEAIGVLPKDTKVVVKDDGNKSWAKISYKNKEAYVSKDFLTNEKSNKKVVSETEKQVSKNNPEVKKVKSISAEKSVDMWVKSPVYIRSEKSIISNKLGVLEKNTKVQGVVEDGWFKTSVNGNNGFISIKYLQNSKVEEKQNDKLQISEAKNKEQENKSNSTKFEGTNYTGYVKESVNVRDKDSMDSNVVSVLEKGTKVSGIKGEYWLKLSEGRYISVNYIQDSKVEPNQTKNTEVKDSYKKDSNSKVVRSNEGGSGSAVAQAAYNYLGERYVWGSAQPGVGFDCSGLTSYLYNKVCGISLYRNSAAQSNNGYPVSKSNLKQGDLLFFSTNGSGSISHVGIYVGNGKMIHASTPSTGVIISDIESNYYSNTFVTARRILN, from the coding sequence ATGAACAAAAAAGGACTTGGCTTATCTATCGGATTGGCTTCAGTCATAGCTGTAGGAACTTTTGTATCGCCTTATTTAAGTTCCACAACTTTAATAGGAGACAATAATATTGAGTCGAATCAATCAAATGATTCAAAATATTCAGTTGCAATAAAAAGCAATTATGAATTGACTCCAAATGCTGAAAAAGAAGAAAAAGAGAAAGCTCTTAATGAAATAAGAAACTCACAAGTAAGAAACGTATTAAATGATTCCACAAGAACTATATCTAAAAAACAATATAACAAATCTAAAGAAGAAATTAATTCTGAAGTAAAAGAAGTTAAAGTGAATAAACAAGAATTAAAGACTTCTGCTGAAAATAACGTTTCTACATACAAACAAAATAGTGAAAAAGTAGATACAAAAAAAGATGAACCTAAAAAAGTAGAATTATCTACTGCAAATGTTGGGAAAATTTCAGAAGATAATAAGAATTCAAAATCAAGCCTAAAGAAAGAAAAATCTGAAGTTGCTTCATTAACTCTTTCAAGAAATTCTGAAAATGAAGAAGAAAAGATTTATTCAAACATAACAAAATCTACGACAGGGGATTTATTTGTAAGAGAAAAAGCAGATAAAGGATCTGAAGCAATAGGTGTTTTACCAAAAGATACTAAAGTTGTTGTAAAAGACGATGGCAATAAATCATGGGCAAAAATAAGCTATAAAAACAAAGAAGCATACGTAAGTAAAGATTTCTTGACGAATGAAAAATCAAATAAAAAAGTAGTTTCTGAAACTGAAAAACAAGTTTCAAAAAACAATCCTGAAGTTAAGAAAGTAAAATCAATTTCTGCTGAAAAGTCAGTAGATATGTGGGTAAAATCTCCAGTTTATATAAGAAGTGAAAAATCAATTATCTCTAATAAACTAGGTGTATTAGAGAAAAACACTAAAGTACAAGGTGTAGTTGAAGATGGATGGTTTAAAACTTCTGTAAATGGAAATAATGGTTTTATTAGTATTAAATACTTGCAAAATAGTAAAGTTGAAGAAAAGCAAAATGATAAACTTCAAATTTCAGAAGCAAAGAACAAAGAACAAGAAAATAAATCAAATTCTACAAAATTTGAAGGAACTAACTATACTGGATATGTAAAAGAATCTGTTAATGTTAGAGATAAAGACAGTATGGATTCTAATGTTGTTTCAGTATTAGAAAAAGGTACTAAAGTTAGTGGTATCAAAGGAGAATATTGGCTAAAACTTTCTGAAGGAAGATATATTTCTGTAAATTATATTCAAGACAGTAAAGTTGAACCAAACCAAACAAAAAACACAGAAGTTAAAGATTCTTATAAAAAAGATTCTAACTCTAAGGTTGTAAGATCTAATGAAGGTGGTTCTGGCAGTGCTGTAGCTCAAGCAGCTTATAATTATTTGGGAGAAAGATATGTTTGGGGTTCTGCACAACCAGGAGTAGGATTTGATTGCTCTGGATTAACTAGTTATTTATATAATAAAGTTTGCGGTATTTCTCTTTATAGAAATTCAGCTGCACAATCAAATAATGGATATCCTGTAAGTAAAAGCAATTTGAAACAAGGAGATTTGTTATTTTTTAGTACAAATGGTTCAGGAAGTATTTCTCACGTTGGGATTTATGTTGGTAATGGCAAAATGATTCATGCTTCTACACCATCAACTGGTGTAATTATTTCAGATATTGAATCAAACTATTACTCAAATACATTTGTAACAGCAAGAAGAATCTTAAACTAA
- a CDS encoding helix-hairpin-helix domain-containing protein, with amino-acid sequence MNFNFSKDKILIGIAIIFLAGFGYYKSNSDNLNDNQIQALVDTKSTESVNKQSENSAQNGEDNSTKMCQIDGCVNKPGVYHFKKDDRIKDIVELAGGFKQDADTKSVNLAMKLKDEMKIYIPSKSETSKEQNNDTQSSDIVTIKDSNSSNLVNINTADSNKLQTLPGIGPSKAKKIIEFREKNQFKKIEEIKNVDGIGDKTFESLKSLITID; translated from the coding sequence ATGAATTTCAATTTTTCTAAAGATAAAATTTTAATTGGTATAGCAATAATTTTTTTAGCTGGTTTTGGTTACTATAAATCTAATTCAGATAATTTGAATGACAATCAAATTCAAGCTTTAGTTGATACAAAATCAACAGAAAGCGTAAATAAGCAGTCTGAAAATAGTGCACAAAACGGCGAAGATAATTCTACTAAGATGTGTCAAATAGATGGTTGTGTAAACAAACCTGGTGTCTATCATTTTAAAAAAGATGATAGAATTAAAGATATTGTTGAATTAGCAGGTGGATTTAAACAAGATGCGGATACTAAGAGTGTAAATTTGGCGATGAAGCTAAAAGATGAGATGAAGATCTATATTCCTTCTAAATCAGAAACCTCAAAAGAACAAAACAATGATACACAAAGCTCTGATATAGTTACTATAAAAGATAGTAACTCTAGTAATCTTGTAAATATTAACACTGCTGATAGTAATAAATTGCAAACATTACCAGGTATTGGACCTTCCAAAGCTAAAAAAATAATAGAATTTAGAGAAAAAAATCAATTTAAAAAAATTGAAGAAATAAAAAATGTGGATGGAATTGGCGATAAAACTTTTGAATCATTGAAAAGTTTAATAACTATAGATTAA